The Hahella sp. HNIBRBA332 genome window below encodes:
- a CDS encoding ribonuclease R family protein, producing the protein MLNSDALSQLKQFKQDLRIANNRFEGTVKGSPGRFGFAVLDDGRECFLNPDEMQKVFPGDRILVEVSQDDKGRDVAKVVQHMRSELKYFVGRYFTRGQGHFVEPDLMGMNRWIFIPPKKRQQAHVNDLVLCRVLQHPFPEGKPQAEVVKIIGKPGASGLEVNYMLAKYNLQAHNRASINEAELQKQVAAELEKRKDLRETPFVTIDAASTQDMDDALFATAKPEGGWELLAAIADPSTLIPEGGDIDKYAQRLGSSFYFADRTLPMLPAKLANHFCSLKSGEDRLALVCTMQVDADGAISSYSIEEAAIRCAANLAYEEVATALASGDASAHAHGATLQALNDVRTALASHRREHALVNEDRPDYQLELDENGKVKNIHRKINSVAHSIVEEAMVAANRCAADFLKQNTEHSLYTSHSGFRPERLDQIKQIVSEQISDYDCSDLHTWEGFKKFMDFLDANPPEVPVKAIANRLLARGALSDQPCPHFGMGLPHYTTFTSPIRKYVDLSIHRQIKGVLKNQKPHTLNDKAIQQLQESLRAGRSAVNESETWLKCEYAQTLIGKTFDGVVQHTTGSGFQARLDENGIEGMVNLGALQEKFRFDGTYFQHTGEHRQFRLEQPVKVTISAVDMEKKLIQMELAEPAPVAQPVTAEEPQAEQ; encoded by the coding sequence ATGTTAAATTCCGATGCTTTAAGCCAATTGAAACAGTTCAAACAAGACCTGCGTATCGCCAATAACCGTTTTGAAGGAACGGTGAAAGGCAGTCCGGGGCGTTTTGGGTTTGCTGTGTTGGATGACGGCAGAGAGTGCTTCCTGAACCCGGACGAAATGCAGAAAGTATTTCCGGGCGACCGAATTCTGGTGGAAGTCAGCCAGGACGACAAAGGCCGCGATGTCGCCAAAGTCGTGCAACACATGAGAAGTGAGCTGAAGTATTTCGTCGGCCGTTATTTCACCCGTGGTCAAGGCCATTTCGTCGAGCCTGACCTGATGGGCATGAACCGTTGGATTTTCATTCCGCCGAAGAAGCGCCAGCAGGCACACGTCAATGATCTGGTTCTGTGCCGCGTCTTGCAGCATCCCTTCCCTGAAGGCAAGCCGCAGGCCGAAGTGGTGAAAATCATCGGCAAGCCAGGCGCATCTGGCCTGGAAGTTAATTACATGCTGGCCAAGTACAATCTGCAGGCGCACAATCGCGCCTCCATCAACGAAGCGGAGCTGCAGAAACAAGTCGCCGCTGAGCTGGAAAAGCGTAAAGACCTGCGGGAAACACCCTTCGTCACGATCGACGCCGCCAGCACTCAGGATATGGACGACGCCCTGTTCGCCACCGCCAAGCCTGAAGGAGGCTGGGAGCTGCTGGCGGCCATCGCAGACCCGTCCACACTGATTCCGGAAGGCGGCGATATTGACAAATACGCGCAGCGCCTGGGCAGTTCTTTCTACTTCGCCGACCGCACCTTACCTATGTTGCCAGCCAAACTGGCCAACCACTTCTGTTCACTGAAGTCCGGCGAAGACCGTCTGGCTCTGGTTTGCACAATGCAGGTCGACGCTGATGGCGCTATTTCCTCTTACAGCATTGAAGAAGCCGCCATTCGTTGCGCCGCCAATCTGGCTTACGAAGAAGTCGCCACCGCTTTAGCCTCTGGCGACGCCAGCGCCCATGCCCACGGCGCGACTTTGCAGGCTCTGAATGATGTTAGAACCGCACTGGCCAGCCATCGCCGTGAACACGCGCTGGTGAATGAAGACCGTCCGGACTATCAGTTGGAGCTGGATGAGAACGGCAAGGTCAAAAACATCCATCGCAAGATCAACAGCGTCGCCCATTCCATCGTGGAAGAAGCGATGGTGGCCGCCAACCGTTGTGCGGCGGACTTCCTGAAACAGAATACCGAGCATTCCCTGTACACCTCTCATAGCGGTTTCCGGCCGGAGCGTCTGGATCAGATCAAACAAATCGTCTCCGAACAGATCTCTGACTACGATTGCAGCGACCTGCATACATGGGAAGGCTTCAAGAAATTCATGGACTTCCTGGACGCAAATCCGCCGGAAGTGCCTGTGAAGGCGATCGCCAACCGCTTGCTGGCGCGTGGCGCGTTGTCTGACCAGCCCTGCCCTCATTTCGGCATGGGACTGCCTCACTACACCACCTTCACGTCCCCGATTCGCAAGTACGTGGACCTGAGCATTCATCGCCAGATCAAAGGCGTCTTGAAGAATCAGAAGCCGCACACACTGAACGACAAAGCCATCCAGCAACTACAGGAGTCTCTGCGCGCCGGCCGTAGCGCCGTGAATGAGTCCGAGACCTGGCTGAAGTGCGAATATGCGCAGACGCTGATCGGCAAGACCTTCGATGGCGTGGTGCAGCACACTACTGGCTCTGGATTCCAGGCGCGTCTGGATGAGAATGGCATTGAAGGCATGGTGAATCTGGGCGCCTTGCAGGAGAAGTTCCGCTTCGACGGCACCTACTTCCAGCACACTGGCGAGCATCGCCAATTCCGCCTGGAGCAACCAGTGAAAGTCACCATCAGTGCGGTCGACATGGAGAAAAAACTGATTCAGATGGAGCTGGCGGAGCCTGCCCCGGTAGCGCAGCCCGTTACAGCGGAAGAGCCGCAAGCCGAGCAATAA
- a CDS encoding putative solute-binding protein: MTACLRRALLGLFLGVAALTAQAAEKRSYCVFDPLGAAGPVYNLMKATRIQALNWGYDLELNAYTDEKIVADDFRAGQCDAVLLTDVRARDFNRFTGTLVALGAIPGYGELKMILQTLAQPKAAKLMSSGDYEVAGLLPAGAVYVLVRDRRVNTVQTIQGKKIATFDYDPAAVTMVRHVGGSVVGATPSSFAGKFNNGSVDVAYAPAIAYQPLELYKGVEPDGGVYSYSFAQMTYQMLVRKERFNADFAQKAREHFQGRFDELMEMVRKAEAEIPAKVWIHPNQEEAAGFSNMLKEVRIALKQDGAYDPKALQLMLKVRCHSDPANAECVDGRE, from the coding sequence ATGACAGCATGCCTTCGTCGTGCGTTGCTGGGGCTATTCCTGGGCGTCGCCGCACTCACCGCGCAAGCGGCTGAGAAACGCAGCTACTGCGTATTCGATCCTCTCGGGGCCGCCGGCCCTGTGTATAACCTGATGAAAGCCACTCGTATTCAGGCCCTGAACTGGGGCTATGATCTGGAATTGAACGCCTACACAGATGAAAAAATCGTGGCTGACGACTTTCGCGCCGGTCAATGCGACGCCGTCTTACTGACTGACGTGAGGGCGCGGGACTTTAACCGCTTCACCGGGACTTTGGTGGCGCTTGGCGCGATTCCGGGATACGGCGAGCTGAAGATGATTCTGCAGACGCTGGCGCAGCCGAAAGCCGCAAAGCTAATGTCCAGCGGCGATTATGAAGTCGCCGGATTGCTGCCTGCCGGAGCGGTGTACGTATTGGTGCGGGATCGCCGCGTCAACACCGTGCAGACGATACAGGGCAAGAAAATCGCCACCTTCGATTATGATCCCGCGGCGGTGACCATGGTGCGTCATGTGGGCGGCTCCGTGGTGGGCGCCACGCCCTCCAGCTTCGCCGGTAAATTCAATAACGGCAGCGTCGATGTCGCCTACGCTCCCGCGATCGCCTATCAGCCCCTTGAGCTATACAAGGGCGTAGAGCCGGATGGCGGCGTGTACTCGTACAGTTTCGCGCAAATGACTTATCAGATGTTGGTGCGCAAAGAGCGCTTCAATGCGGATTTCGCCCAGAAAGCGCGGGAGCATTTCCAGGGACGCTTTGATGAGCTGATGGAGATGGTGCGTAAGGCGGAAGCCGAAATTCCCGCCAAGGTGTGGATACATCCCAATCAGGAAGAGGCCGCCGGATTTAGCAATATGCTCAAGGAAGTGCGCATTGCGTTGAAGCAGGATGGCGCTTATGACCCCAAAGCCCTGCAGTTAATGCTGAAGGTGCGTTGTCACAGCGACCCCGCCAACGCGGAATGCGTTGACGGGCGCGAGTGA
- the ilvE gene encoding branched-chain-amino-acid transaminase — MHTAASPTPYCWLNGVIVPAAEAAISVYDHGLLYGDGVFEGLRFYQRTPFRIERHLQRLQDSAAALGISLPYDADALRQGVSALISRYESDSGYLRLVVTRGPGNLGLNPRNCGTPNVFILADQLSMASSEAQEKGLKLITASVRRTVGAGLDPRVKSLNYLTSILARMEANVAGADEALLLNERGQVAEASAENLFIARQGRLLTPPTSDGALAGVTRSVIIELAQANNIPVSEHTLTPYDLYTADECFLTGSGAGLLPVTEVDGRSLRTSPGAILQRLREAFAALIAQECGA; from the coding sequence ATGCACACCGCCGCCTCCCCTACCCCTTACTGTTGGCTGAACGGCGTCATCGTTCCTGCGGCGGAAGCGGCGATTTCCGTCTACGATCACGGTCTGTTGTACGGAGACGGCGTCTTTGAAGGACTGCGTTTTTACCAGCGCACGCCCTTTCGCATAGAGCGACATCTACAGCGTCTGCAGGACTCCGCCGCCGCCCTGGGAATCTCCCTGCCCTACGACGCCGACGCCTTACGCCAGGGCGTCAGCGCTCTGATAAGCCGTTATGAGAGCGACAGCGGCTATCTGCGTTTGGTGGTCACCCGCGGTCCCGGCAACCTGGGGCTGAATCCGCGTAACTGCGGGACGCCGAATGTTTTCATTCTGGCGGATCAGCTCAGCATGGCCTCCAGCGAGGCGCAAGAGAAAGGGCTTAAATTGATTACCGCCAGCGTGCGCCGCACCGTGGGCGCAGGATTGGATCCCAGAGTGAAAAGCCTTAACTACCTCACCTCGATCCTGGCGCGCATGGAAGCCAATGTCGCTGGCGCCGACGAAGCCTTATTGCTGAACGAGCGCGGTCAGGTAGCAGAGGCTTCGGCGGAGAATCTGTTTATCGCCCGTCAGGGCCGTCTGCTGACGCCACCAACCAGCGATGGCGCACTGGCGGGGGTGACCCGCTCGGTAATCATTGAGCTGGCTCAGGCCAACAATATCCCCGTCAGTGAGCACACGCTCACGCCTTACGATCTGTATACAGCGGATGAATGCTTCCTGACTGGCAGCGGCGCAGGACTCTTGCCCGTCACGGAGGTGGACGGACGTTCCCTCCGCACATCGCCCGGCGCCATTCTTCAGCGCCTGCGCGAGGCTTTCGCCGCCTTGATTGCACAGGAGTGCGGCGCTTAA
- a CDS encoding FG-GAP-like repeat-containing protein: MFEGKQAGNWLRFASRSFLPVFSHRTSFSVRSRARQRLQILLTVLLAWTSQAFASPATIPGDFDVTPSGAASYSIPIKAPPGIAGLTPTLSLTYNNRTGTGYFGEGWSLEGVSKIHRCQPTLERDGGNDAVDFDGNDQFCINGARLVLVSGSLGGNGSEYRTEMETGGKFIAYNEGTTGNGPTKFKVWLKNGLIAEYGYTANSRLRAYPRSEVINWRLNRISNRAGAYMEYVYDLQAESGEQRLVEIRYSGSAQATPQNKIVFEYEPRALVEYDYQYGAKISLSSLVTKIKTYSGSYSSYEYSLKYTFSSALKTAYLAEVKLCGFDNTCVLPTAFKYNDYNDSRVGKFEISDKFPNNGYDLSANDYKFINGDFNGDGKTDLFHIVNKNYGKVFLADNTALGRFKIKDNFPNNGYDLSANNYNFLVGDFNGDRKTDLIHFVNNDYIHVWTSNGDGTFNIRPKFSPWSGYGVSANAYNFKVGDFNGDGRTDLIHLVNNAYLHVWISNGDGTFSVKTGFPNSGYGLEANDYNFKVGDFNGDGRSDLIHFVNRDYTHTWLSNGDGTFNIQEKFYPQPGYGVDANNYNYIVGDFNGDGNTDLVHLVNKDYVRVWTSSGDGRFVIEDAFDPGDYNISSNNYMFLFGDFNADGVDDLAHIVNKDYIHIWASRKNGTFHITEQYYPEGGYNIGSNNFNLFVGDFEGDGSADIFHLVNKDYMHVWRNQVVSRPHLSLIDNGLGTQYTINYTTLSGSAAYFKSSDENYPITDEQASLEVVSMVNVNDGLGGMNQYSYGYKGLSSHLRARASLGFQEIVRQDMQTGLIVRNTFSQDFDAHTQGMLLHSVTSFGDVKILEEITNTLDVKVCGSGANVRYFPYIASSHSKKYDPEGYSQGEVVTESDYSNDCYGNLVTQTTSTSLNGNYSKETKEYNYHPADIANWFVSLVEYESVWGESSGYPSEGKRVVHFPEYDPVLGLPTKQVIQPGDSQQTIEYQYDHATGVLESQTVTGQGMAPRETRLTYDDAGRYLLREKNALGHEDAGDRQYHPQLGLITHYTDPNGQTTEWQYNGVGRVTSIKKPDGTKVKIQLKYCEREMRLCTKGSQEKYVLITSSSGEPPVLQLYDSLDRVVRERTYGLDGNAIDQNTEYNKLSQISKISEPYFLNETPYWSEAKYDQYQRPYKLINPDNSYREVVAFRGSTTIVRDERHHDKTVTRDALGRLKQVTEANGSTVEYDYDGLGNLRKTVADGVVTLLEYDVLGRKVAHRVESLSESDANTPVQRYTYSPLGEVITAQNADGSIICMAYDKLGRLTKQVGNYKGGAFTQALNHCAGDENNPDTSVWEYDKAAKGVGLLSKVEGANGFKKTFAYDAKSRLEQAATTINGETFSMGYGYDNDTGKMDLQVYPTGDSVLRRYNSIGYLEAVVNADDPREVYWQAESMDARGHLNQFRYGNAVTTQREYDPKTGRLKRTSSFILASTGAIHDLAFDYDEVGNLTSREDRFRRLSESFTYDELNRLDSTSFTRSVGGQRVTSNSGVDIALNGNIESKSGVGAYTYGTAEAQCQSSAASSYVNPYAVSSISGEKSAQYCYDKNGNQISGDGRTIKYNAFNQPYEMAKGGIKVSFAYGPDLSQTQRIDVIPGENTKTTYYVDGLYEKIVEGGSTKHKLYIGDFAVFTREGNKLTKEYIHRDNQGGVSFITDVRGREVERLSYDPWGLRRNALTWDDINVYAYKAKATTQGYTGHEHVDAMGLIHMGGRVYDPIIGRFLSADPIVQAPSMSQSFNRYSYVMNNPLSMTDPSGYEWTGDPGEPLGDWSGSGRDTASSGSGWGGGRASYDDDVTVLDTVVVYGGEHEVIDIEVDSDQSSGNPFSKYIAAWGKRGVAGTITDYMVGAYKALWNISVELYEGLQYSNPATAISYMMGAGLHLPQVHIANNELGGAAAAEALSMVVFAIPGRAAAARSTVTRTTGQLLQEIATRAERKIGGTGRIAGIHKHSYARKLLERYQDMFGQRGLQTEVSYRGRAQTTYGRKGSVRLDVYDVAARIAYDYKFVTNPPGLSTRQINKITANALPGTRVIEVNP; encoded by the coding sequence ATGTTTGAAGGAAAGCAAGCAGGGAATTGGCTACGCTTCGCCAGTCGTTCGTTCCTCCCTGTTTTTTCTCATCGTACTAGTTTCTCAGTTAGATCGCGGGCGCGTCAGCGCCTACAAATTTTACTAACCGTTTTGTTGGCCTGGACGAGTCAGGCTTTCGCTTCACCAGCGACAATACCCGGTGATTTCGACGTGACGCCATCCGGAGCGGCTTCCTACAGTATCCCTATCAAAGCGCCTCCTGGCATAGCGGGACTGACTCCTACACTATCTCTAACCTATAACAATCGTACGGGTACGGGCTATTTCGGCGAAGGCTGGTCGCTGGAGGGCGTCTCCAAGATTCACCGATGCCAACCAACACTGGAGCGCGACGGCGGCAATGATGCGGTGGACTTTGATGGTAACGACCAATTCTGTATAAATGGCGCTCGGCTCGTGCTGGTGTCGGGCTCCCTCGGAGGTAATGGCTCCGAGTACCGCACGGAGATGGAGACGGGCGGCAAATTCATTGCGTACAACGAAGGGACCACTGGTAATGGCCCGACTAAATTCAAGGTGTGGCTTAAGAATGGTCTGATTGCCGAGTATGGGTACACGGCAAACTCGCGACTGAGAGCCTACCCAAGATCAGAAGTTATTAATTGGCGGCTCAATAGGATTTCTAATCGGGCTGGCGCCTACATGGAGTATGTCTACGACTTGCAAGCGGAATCTGGCGAACAGCGGCTTGTAGAGATTAGATATTCGGGAAGCGCGCAGGCAACGCCACAAAATAAAATTGTGTTCGAGTACGAACCAAGAGCGCTCGTGGAGTACGACTACCAATATGGCGCAAAAATCTCTCTCTCCTCTCTGGTCACCAAAATAAAAACCTATTCAGGCTCTTATTCTTCCTATGAATACAGCTTGAAGTATACGTTTAGCTCCGCCCTAAAAACTGCATATCTTGCGGAAGTAAAGCTGTGCGGCTTTGATAATACTTGTGTTTTACCCACCGCATTTAAGTATAACGACTATAATGATTCAAGGGTTGGTAAATTCGAGATTTCAGACAAGTTTCCTAATAACGGGTATGACTTGAGCGCCAACGATTACAAGTTCATCAATGGCGACTTCAATGGCGATGGCAAAACGGATCTTTTCCATATTGTTAATAAAAATTATGGAAAGGTATTCCTGGCTGATAATACGGCCTTAGGCCGATTCAAAATCAAGGACAATTTTCCCAATAACGGCTACGACCTAAGCGCCAATAACTATAACTTTTTAGTTGGCGACTTTAATGGTGACCGTAAAACTGATCTCATTCATTTCGTCAATAATGACTATATTCATGTATGGACGTCGAATGGAGACGGAACGTTTAATATAAGACCTAAGTTCTCGCCCTGGTCCGGTTATGGCGTGTCAGCCAATGCGTACAACTTCAAAGTAGGTGACTTTAATGGTGACGGTCGGACGGACCTGATCCACTTAGTTAACAACGCCTATCTCCATGTCTGGATCTCCAACGGGGACGGCACGTTTAGTGTAAAGACAGGGTTCCCAAACAGTGGCTATGGACTGGAAGCCAACGACTACAACTTCAAGGTGGGGGACTTTAATGGCGATGGCCGCTCCGACCTGATTCATTTTGTAAACAGAGATTACACACACACCTGGCTATCGAATGGCGATGGAACGTTCAATATCCAGGAGAAATTCTATCCCCAACCTGGATATGGTGTCGACGCCAACAACTATAACTATATCGTGGGAGACTTCAATGGCGATGGGAACACGGACCTTGTCCATCTTGTAAATAAGGATTATGTCAGAGTGTGGACATCATCCGGAGATGGGCGATTTGTTATCGAAGACGCATTCGACCCTGGCGACTACAATATATCAAGCAATAACTATATGTTCTTGTTTGGGGACTTTAATGCCGATGGCGTTGATGATTTGGCCCATATTGTCAATAAAGATTATATCCATATCTGGGCGTCACGAAAAAATGGAACGTTTCACATAACAGAACAATACTACCCAGAAGGCGGATACAATATCGGAAGCAACAACTTTAATTTATTTGTTGGCGATTTCGAAGGGGATGGATCTGCAGACATTTTTCATCTTGTCAATAAAGATTACATGCATGTCTGGAGGAACCAAGTAGTATCAAGGCCACACCTATCTCTCATCGATAACGGACTTGGCACTCAGTACACCATTAACTATACAACGCTATCTGGTAGCGCAGCTTACTTTAAAAGCTCTGACGAAAACTACCCTATCACAGATGAACAAGCTTCTCTGGAAGTTGTATCTATGGTGAACGTTAACGATGGGTTGGGAGGGATGAACCAATATAGCTATGGGTATAAAGGGCTAAGTAGCCATCTGAGAGCCCGGGCCAGCCTAGGGTTTCAGGAAATTGTGCGTCAAGACATGCAAACTGGCCTCATAGTGCGCAACACCTTTAGCCAGGATTTTGACGCTCATACACAAGGTATGCTGCTGCATTCCGTGACGAGTTTTGGCGACGTAAAGATATTAGAGGAAATAACCAATACGCTGGACGTTAAGGTATGCGGCAGCGGCGCCAATGTTCGCTACTTCCCTTACATCGCCTCATCCCACAGCAAAAAATACGACCCTGAAGGTTACTCGCAAGGCGAGGTCGTGACAGAGAGCGACTACTCCAATGACTGCTACGGCAACCTCGTCACGCAAACGACCTCTACCAGTCTCAATGGAAACTATTCCAAAGAAACCAAAGAATACAATTATCATCCAGCCGATATTGCAAACTGGTTTGTTAGTCTCGTTGAGTATGAGTCTGTCTGGGGAGAGTCTTCAGGCTATCCCAGCGAAGGAAAGCGGGTTGTTCACTTCCCTGAATATGATCCGGTATTGGGGCTTCCTACCAAACAAGTTATTCAGCCTGGGGACTCACAACAAACGATTGAGTATCAATATGATCATGCGACTGGCGTACTGGAGTCCCAAACCGTAACCGGCCAGGGTATGGCGCCGCGTGAGACGCGTCTGACCTATGACGACGCAGGGAGATATCTGCTACGGGAGAAAAATGCGCTGGGACATGAGGATGCAGGCGACAGGCAATACCATCCGCAGTTAGGGCTTATCACTCACTATACCGATCCAAACGGACAGACAACCGAATGGCAATACAATGGTGTCGGACGGGTCACCTCAATAAAAAAACCAGATGGAACCAAAGTAAAGATTCAACTTAAGTACTGCGAAAGAGAAATGAGACTATGCACAAAAGGCTCGCAGGAAAAGTATGTCCTTATCACTTCAAGTTCGGGAGAGCCGCCAGTACTGCAACTTTATGACAGTCTTGATCGGGTGGTTCGCGAGAGAACGTATGGTCTGGATGGGAATGCCATTGACCAAAACACCGAATATAACAAACTCAGTCAAATCTCCAAAATATCCGAACCTTATTTTTTAAATGAGACTCCATACTGGAGCGAAGCGAAGTACGACCAGTACCAACGGCCCTACAAACTGATCAATCCCGATAACAGCTATCGCGAAGTAGTGGCGTTTCGCGGATCGACCACTATTGTCCGTGATGAGCGCCACCATGATAAAACAGTTACCCGCGATGCATTAGGCAGATTAAAACAGGTGACGGAAGCCAATGGCTCAACGGTGGAGTATGACTACGATGGCCTTGGCAACCTACGGAAGACCGTTGCTGATGGCGTGGTCACGCTTCTTGAATATGACGTACTGGGGCGCAAAGTCGCTCATCGCGTGGAATCTCTCAGTGAGTCAGACGCCAACACGCCAGTTCAGCGGTATACCTATTCTCCACTAGGGGAGGTCATTACCGCGCAAAATGCCGATGGCTCCATTATTTGTATGGCCTATGACAAGCTGGGGCGCCTGACCAAACAGGTTGGAAATTACAAGGGCGGTGCCTTCACGCAGGCGCTCAACCATTGCGCGGGGGATGAAAATAATCCCGATACGTCTGTTTGGGAGTATGACAAGGCGGCAAAAGGAGTGGGACTGTTATCCAAAGTAGAAGGCGCTAACGGTTTCAAAAAAACCTTTGCTTATGACGCCAAATCGCGGCTGGAACAAGCAGCCACAACGATCAATGGCGAAACCTTCAGCATGGGATATGGCTACGACAACGACACGGGCAAGATGGACCTGCAAGTCTACCCCACAGGCGACAGCGTTCTCAGGCGATATAACAGCATTGGCTACCTGGAAGCCGTCGTCAACGCTGACGATCCCAGAGAGGTCTACTGGCAGGCGGAATCCATGGATGCTCGCGGGCATTTAAACCAGTTCCGTTACGGCAACGCGGTGACAACCCAACGTGAGTATGACCCGAAAACCGGAAGGTTAAAGCGGACCAGTAGTTTCATTCTGGCCTCAACAGGAGCCATACACGACTTAGCCTTCGACTATGACGAGGTTGGAAATCTCACGTCGCGGGAGGATCGTTTCAGGCGTCTTAGCGAAAGCTTTACTTATGATGAGCTGAATCGCCTGGATAGCACATCGTTCACCCGAAGCGTTGGCGGACAGCGGGTCACGTCCAACAGTGGCGTCGATATCGCCCTGAACGGAAACATTGAATCCAAGTCTGGCGTCGGCGCCTATACATACGGAACTGCGGAAGCGCAATGTCAGTCCTCTGCAGCCTCTTCCTACGTCAATCCCTACGCCGTCAGCTCAATCAGCGGAGAAAAGTCCGCTCAGTATTGTTACGACAAAAACGGCAATCAGATTAGCGGCGATGGCCGGACCATTAAATACAACGCCTTTAACCAGCCCTATGAGATGGCGAAAGGCGGGATAAAGGTGTCTTTCGCCTATGGCCCCGATTTGTCGCAGACGCAACGCATTGACGTGATACCTGGGGAGAACACCAAAACCACCTACTATGTCGATGGTCTGTACGAAAAAATCGTAGAAGGCGGCTCCACCAAGCATAAGCTTTACATCGGCGACTTTGCCGTATTTACGCGTGAAGGAAATAAGCTGACCAAGGAGTACATTCATCGCGACAATCAGGGCGGCGTGTCCTTCATTACCGACGTCAGAGGACGCGAAGTGGAAAGGCTAAGTTACGACCCGTGGGGACTGCGTCGTAACGCCCTGACCTGGGATGACATTAATGTTTACGCCTACAAAGCCAAAGCGACCACTCAAGGGTATACAGGGCATGAGCATGTGGACGCCATGGGCTTGATACATATGGGAGGGCGAGTTTATGACCCCATCATAGGTCGCTTTTTATCTGCGGACCCTATCGTTCAAGCACCGTCCATGTCACAAAGCTTTAACCGCTATAGCTACGTCATGAATAACCCACTCTCCATGACCGACCCTTCCGGGTATGAATGGACGGGAGACCCAGGCGAGCCTCTGGGAGACTGGAGCGGTTCAGGACGAGACACCGCCAGTAGTGGCTCTGGATGGGGGGGCGGCCGCGCTTCATACGATGATGACGTTACTGTTCTAGATACGGTCGTGGTCTATGGTGGTGAGCATGAAGTCATTGATATTGAGGTGGACAGTGACCAAAGCAGCGGCAACCCATTTAGCAAGTACATTGCAGCATGGGGTAAACGTGGAGTGGCCGGCACGATAACGGATTACATGGTGGGGGCCTACAAGGCGCTATGGAATATAAGCGTCGAATTATATGAGGGGTTACAGTACTCTAATCCCGCTACTGCAATTAGCTATATGATGGGAGCTGGATTGCATCTGCCACAGGTGCATATTGCAAATAATGAACTTGGCGGAGCCGCCGCCGCTGAAGCGTTGTCGATGGTGGTGTTTGCAATACCTGGTCGCGCCGCCGCTGCGCGAAGCACTGTGACAAGGACCACCGGCCAGCTTCTTCAGGAAATAGCTACCCGAGCGGAGAGAAAGATAGGAGGGACGGGAAGGATTGCTGGTATCCATAAGCACAGCTATGCTAGAAAGCTTCTTGAAAGGTATCAAGATATGTTCGGTCAACGTGGGTTGCAAACTGAAGTGTCCTATCGCGGAAGGGCGCAAACAACTTATGGCCGAAAAGGTAGTGTTAGGTTGGATGTCTATGATGTGGCCGCAAGAATTGCGTATGACTACAAGTTTGTTACCAATCCTCCAGGCCTTTCGACGAGGCAAATTAATAAGATCACAGCCAACGCTCTTCCAGGAACGAGAGTTATTGAGGTGAACCCATGA
- a CDS encoding Imm52 family immunity protein, translating to MKVVSYWGPRKEEVGQCADRLILMFSNLAEVSPLFSCWCKKANSRKKALSEEPIDWSNKDNVVSELLHGASRYYDSNEVIEDLGYRVGWWNKGNDKGGAEFGVRCALYNASSGLRNSVVITIPKALISESGLSTYKKLITGVVEAWEPEWGGVCSLEDLAASQGPNKVGKVVFINGKTLDIKANSSLRELEKFGDGMLYFREV from the coding sequence ATGAAAGTTGTCTCCTATTGGGGACCGCGAAAAGAGGAAGTCGGCCAATGCGCCGACCGCCTCATTTTGATGTTCTCAAATTTAGCGGAAGTGTCTCCGTTATTTTCGTGTTGGTGCAAAAAGGCCAATTCTAGGAAAAAAGCATTGAGTGAAGAGCCAATTGATTGGAGCAATAAGGACAATGTTGTATCTGAACTGTTACATGGAGCAAGCCGCTATTATGACTCCAATGAAGTTATAGAAGACCTTGGCTATAGAGTTGGTTGGTGGAACAAAGGTAATGATAAAGGTGGGGCTGAATTCGGTGTTCGGTGCGCTTTATATAACGCATCTTCCGGGCTTCGGAATAGTGTTGTCATAACAATTCCAAAGGCATTAATTTCTGAGTCGGGTTTGTCTACATATAAAAAGCTTATAACAGGCGTGGTGGAAGCATGGGAGCCAGAGTGGGGAGGGGTCTGTAGCTTGGAGGATTTGGCGGCATCACAAGGTCCGAACAAGGTCGGTAAAGTTGTCTTCATCAATGGTAAAACACTCGACATCAAGGCCAACTCATCGCTCCGCGAGCTGGAAAAATTTGGAGACGGAATGCTATATTTTCGAGAGGTGTGA